In a single window of the Papaver somniferum cultivar HN1 chromosome 8, ASM357369v1, whole genome shotgun sequence genome:
- the LOC113302320 gene encoding actin-related protein 8-like isoform X1 encodes MAMIWRRVLGLGLTKSKSKLKSQNFDQLSSSTGAFDRIPFDVFFQILIFLGPKEAARLSVVCKSWKFVVSDNRLWILFLHNLQEESWENIDFSESCLRSGIGHPLLRSLSDQSTSLRYMLIYGQRAQHRGAVLIDGGSGYSKFGWSKDSSPSGYSATFMEFGDLESPMYSRLRHFFVTIYDRMKRKPSTQPVVVAFPICHYYDTESSRAARRQLEEAIYRVLFDMNVPAVCSINQAILALYAARRTSGIAVNIGFRVTSIVPILQGKVMHQVGIEVVGQEALTLTMFLKELMERKNMPVGSLYTIRTLKENLCYVASDYGSELSKDTNASYEVTGEGQFTLSEERFQTGEILFQPRMGGLRMMGLHQAVALCMDHCQAAKETEENDRWFKTIVLAGGTASLPGLPERLAKELSGLVSASMFNDVEVLPPPHGANSAWFGAKLVSNVSTFSEAWCMTKKQFCANYGHHSSIRGK; translated from the exons ATGGCGATGATATGGAGAAGGGTATTAGGATTAGGTTTaactaaatcaaaatcaaaattgaaaagtcaaaattttgatcaattatcatcatcaacaggAGCATTTGATAGAATACCATTTGAtgtgtttttccaaattctgatatttCTTGGACCTAAAGAAGCTGCTAGGTTAAGCGTGGTTTGTAAGTCGTGGAAATTTGTGGTTTCTGATAATCGACTATGGATACTGTTCCTTCATAACTTACAGGAGGAATCTtgggaaaatattgatttttctgAGTCTTGTTTAAGATCAGGAATAGGCCACCCTCTTCTTCG CTCACTATCTGATCAATCAACCTCATTACGTTACATGCTTATCTATGGCCAGCGTGCACAGCACAGGGGTGCTGTCCTTATTGACG GGGGCTCGGGCTATTCCAAGTTTGGATGGAGCAAAGATTCTAGTCCATCTGGGTATTCAGCAACATTTATG GAATTTGGGGACTTGGAGTCTCCTATGTACTCCAGGCTTCGACATTTTTTTGTAACAATATATGACAG GATGAAGAGGAAACCCTCTACTCAGCCAGTTGTTGTGGCCTTTCCGATTTGCCATTATTATG ATACCGAATCTTCTAGAGCAGCAAGGAGACAATTGGAAGAGGCCATCTACAGAGTCTTGTTTGACATGAATGTTCCTGCTGTTTGTTCCATTAATCAA GCAATTTTAGCTTTATATGCAGCAAGGAGAACTTCTGGGATTGCTGTAAATATTGGCTTTCGTGTCACTTCCATTGTGCCCA TTTTACAAGGTAAAGTGATGCACCAAGTAGGTATTGAAGTTGTTGGCCAGGAAGCTCTAACACTTACCATGTTTCTAAAAGAGCTGATGGAAAGGAAGAATATGCCCGTTGGGTCGCTCTACACGATCCGCACACTAAAAGAG AATCTCTGCTATGTTGCTTCTGATTATGGAAGTGAGCTATCTAAAGATACAAATGCATCATATGAAGTTACTGGAGAAGGTCAGTTTACTCTCTCGGAAGAGCGGTTTCAGACAGGAGAGATCCTATTCCAACCACGAATGGGTGGATT GCGCATGATGGGTTTGCATCAGGCCGTCGCACTTTGCATGGACCATTGTCAAGCTGCAAAAGAAACAGAAGAAAATGACAGATGgttcaagactatagttttggcTGGTGGGACTGCAAGCTTACCTGGCCTACCAG AGAGATTAGCGAAGGAGCTAAGTGGACTTGTTTCTGCATCGATGTTCAATGATGTCGAAGTTTTACCCCCTCCTCATGGTGCAAACTCTGCTTGGTTTGGGGCAAAGCTTGTCAGTAAT
- the LOC113302320 gene encoding actin-related protein 8-like isoform X2 — protein sequence MAMIWRRVLGLGLTKSKSKLKSQNFDQLSSSTGAFDRIPFDVFFQILIFLGPKEAARLSVVCKSWKFVVSDNRLWILFLHNLQEESWENIDFSESCLRSGIGHPLLRSLSDQSTSLRYMLIYGQRAQHRGAVLIDGGSGYSKFGWSKDSSPSGYSATFMEFGDLESPMYSRLRHFFVTIYDRMKRKPSTQPVVVAFPICHYYDTESSRAARRQLEEAIYRVLFDMNVPAVCSINQAILALYAARRTSGIAVNIGFRVTSIVPILQGKVMHQVGIEVVGQEALTLTMFLKELMERKNMPVGSLYTIRTLKENLCYVASDYGSELSKDTNASYEVTGEGQFTLSEERFQTGEILFQPRMGGLRMMGLHQAVALCMDHCQAAKETEENDRWFKTIVLAGGTASLPGLPERLAKELSGLVSASMFNDVEVLPPPHGANSAWFGAKLVSNYVYVCTGEYF from the exons ATGGCGATGATATGGAGAAGGGTATTAGGATTAGGTTTaactaaatcaaaatcaaaattgaaaagtcaaaattttgatcaattatcatcatcaacaggAGCATTTGATAGAATACCATTTGAtgtgtttttccaaattctgatatttCTTGGACCTAAAGAAGCTGCTAGGTTAAGCGTGGTTTGTAAGTCGTGGAAATTTGTGGTTTCTGATAATCGACTATGGATACTGTTCCTTCATAACTTACAGGAGGAATCTtgggaaaatattgatttttctgAGTCTTGTTTAAGATCAGGAATAGGCCACCCTCTTCTTCG CTCACTATCTGATCAATCAACCTCATTACGTTACATGCTTATCTATGGCCAGCGTGCACAGCACAGGGGTGCTGTCCTTATTGACG GGGGCTCGGGCTATTCCAAGTTTGGATGGAGCAAAGATTCTAGTCCATCTGGGTATTCAGCAACATTTATG GAATTTGGGGACTTGGAGTCTCCTATGTACTCCAGGCTTCGACATTTTTTTGTAACAATATATGACAG GATGAAGAGGAAACCCTCTACTCAGCCAGTTGTTGTGGCCTTTCCGATTTGCCATTATTATG ATACCGAATCTTCTAGAGCAGCAAGGAGACAATTGGAAGAGGCCATCTACAGAGTCTTGTTTGACATGAATGTTCCTGCTGTTTGTTCCATTAATCAA GCAATTTTAGCTTTATATGCAGCAAGGAGAACTTCTGGGATTGCTGTAAATATTGGCTTTCGTGTCACTTCCATTGTGCCCA TTTTACAAGGTAAAGTGATGCACCAAGTAGGTATTGAAGTTGTTGGCCAGGAAGCTCTAACACTTACCATGTTTCTAAAAGAGCTGATGGAAAGGAAGAATATGCCCGTTGGGTCGCTCTACACGATCCGCACACTAAAAGAG AATCTCTGCTATGTTGCTTCTGATTATGGAAGTGAGCTATCTAAAGATACAAATGCATCATATGAAGTTACTGGAGAAGGTCAGTTTACTCTCTCGGAAGAGCGGTTTCAGACAGGAGAGATCCTATTCCAACCACGAATGGGTGGATT GCGCATGATGGGTTTGCATCAGGCCGTCGCACTTTGCATGGACCATTGTCAAGCTGCAAAAGAAACAGAAGAAAATGACAGATGgttcaagactatagttttggcTGGTGGGACTGCAAGCTTACCTGGCCTACCAG AGAGATTAGCGAAGGAGCTAAGTGGACTTGTTTCTGCATCGATGTTCAATGATGTCGAAGTTTTACCCCCTCCTCATGGTGCAAACTCTGCTTGGTTTGGGGCAAAGCTTGTCAGTAAT